The Methanobacterium sp. genome has a segment encoding these proteins:
- a CDS encoding spore germination protein GerW family protein: MDVEPIKTTVEELLKVLATENVIGETIETEDKILIPVTKFGMAFGAGSGEGSGPANQGGGKGSGAGGGAGIEPIAMIVVFKGVTGPEGVRVMHLTPPNPISRAISEAVPAVIDLMKESKETVKDLTKEENKEETE, translated from the coding sequence AAAAGTTTTAGCCACAGAAAATGTAATAGGCGAAACAATAGAGACCGAAGATAAAATTCTGATTCCTGTTACTAAATTTGGGATGGCATTTGGTGCTGGGAGCGGTGAGGGCAGCGGACCGGCAAATCAGGGAGGAGGTAAAGGCAGTGGTGCTGGTGGAGGTGCTGGTATAGAGCCTATAGCCATGATAGTAGTATTTAAAGGTGTTACAGGTCCTGAAGGAGTAAGAGTAATGCATTTAACACCCCCAAATCCAATTAGCCGTGCTATTTCTGAAGCAGTACCTGCAGTAATTGATCTCATGAAAGAAAGTAAGGAAACTGTCAAAGACTTAACTAAAGAGGAAAATAAAGAAGAGACAGAATAA